The sequence GCGCGGTGTCCAGGCTGGAACGCCTCGTAACCGGCGGGCGCGCCGCGCAACGCCTTCGCCGTTCGATACGCAACTGTCGCGAGAAAATGCCGCAGCAGTGTCTGATTGCGGTTCATGTCCGTCACGTGATGCGTGATGGCCGCCTAACGCCCTGGCTAACCTGCACCGACATCATATGAGAACGCTCGCGTAGTGACCGTATTCAATACCTCCCGTGGAGGTTCGCGTTCGTTAGTCGGTAGGCGGCGAGAAACCGACGTTCGCTCACCGGGTGTCGTTGAGAAGCGCGATGCACGCAGAGGCAGCGAGGCGCGCCAACGCCTCGCGAGCGGCACCGCGATCGAGGTGTTCGCGCCGGTCCCAGGTGAGACCGCTGACATCGTCGCCTCCATAGAGAATGGCCCCGAGCGGAACACTGCGAAATTGAGCGACGGCCGCAAGTGCGGCCACTTCCATTTCCACTGCCAGACACCCTTCCGCCTTTCGTGCACTCACCCGCTGAGCAGTTTCTCGATAGACCGCATCCGTGGTCCACGTCTTCGCCAGCCGGAAGGGCACATCCCTCGCCGCCAACGTTGCGGTAATCGTCGTCACCGCGCTCGCGTTGATCATGATCTCGCGCGCGGGCGGCACGTAATGATACGACGTGCCTTCGCCGCGTACCGCGGTTGATGGAACGATCAGATGCCCGGCCGCTACGTCCTTGTCGAGCACGCCCGCCCCGCCGCACACGACAAAGGCACGACAGCCGAGCGCGATGAGCTCCTCGAGCAGCATTGCCGCGAGCGGCGCTCCGAGACCGGGATGGACAAGCGTGATTGGCTCATCGCCGTTGTGCCACTCGTAG is a genomic window of Gemmatimonadaceae bacterium containing:
- a CDS encoding nucleoside phosphorylase, which produces MTRLHVLCFFHEVISRWEANGSLRLVTHLTSTIGRHAVYEWHNGDEPITLVHPGLGAPLAAMLLEELIALGCRAFVVCGGAGVLDKDVAAGHLIVPSTAVRGEGTSYHYVPPAREIMINASAVTTITATLAARDVPFRLAKTWTTDAVYRETAQRVSARKAEGCLAVEMEVAALAAVAQFRSVPLGAILYGGDDVSGLTWDRREHLDRGAAREALARLAASACIALLNDTR